GGCGTGCCCCTGATCACCTCGACATAGGTAAAGGCGACGGCGTTCAGGATAGCGTTGCCATAGGCACGCATGAAGCCGGCGACGACACCGACGACCAGGCCGCCGACGAGGCCCGCCAGTGCTATCAGAATGGTCAGCCGTGCACCGCCCAGGAGAGCGGGCATGGCCTCTACGACCACAGACCAATCGAATTCCATTGAATTGCTCCGCTGCGTCGCGATCTGCCCCTGCGGCGATGGCGACGCTACCGATAGAGGTTATGGACGGCTGCAGTGGCAGCCGCCGCGGCTTCGTGGAAATGCTCTCGCCATTCCTGCGGGCGGGCTGGATCGTTCCGGCCCGCCTCGATGCGAAACTCAGCTCTTCGGCTCGACGCCGAACCATTTCTTGTAGATTTCGGCGTAACGGCCATCGGCCTTCAACTTGGCGAGCGCCTCATTGACCTTGGCGACGAGTTCGCTGCCTTTCGGGAAGCCGATGCCGTATTGGTGCGCCATCATCTGTTCGCCCACCGCCTTGACCTTGCCGCCGCCGGCAGTCGCCACGTAATAGAGGACGTTCGGCGTGTCGTGCATCGCGGCGTCGACGCGGCCGGTCTGCAGTTCGAGATAGGCGTTGTCGATGTTCGGGAACTGGCGAAGCTCGGTCTCCGTGAAGTTCTCCTTTGCATAGTCGGTGGCCGACGTGCCGGTCTTCACGGCCAGCGTCTTACCCTTGAGGTCCGACGAACCGGCAATGGCGCTGTCGGCGGGCACCATCAGCATGAAGCCGCTGTCATAATAGCCATCAGAGAAGTCGATCACCTTCTTGCGTTCGTCCTTGATGGTGATGCCGGCGAGGGCGGCATCGACCTGCTTCGTCTGCAGCGCCGGGATGATGCCGTTGAAGTCCATCGGCTGCAGCGTGTAGGTAACCCCGATCTCGCTCGCGATCGCGTCCCAGAGATCGATGTCGAAACCGACATATTTCTCGCCCTGCTTGAACTCGAAAGGCACGAAGGCCGTGTCGGTGGCTACGACCAGGTCCTCGGCAGCTGCCGGGCCGGAGAGCGAGAGTGCCGCGGCGAAAAAGCCCGCGAAGAAATGGCGAAGTCTGTTTCTCATGGTGGCGTTCCCCTGTTTTTGCATTCGGGCATCAGCGTTTTGCCGCCGGCGCCAGTGTGCAAATATAAAATGCTTTTGATGCTTTGTCGCCATGAAAATTTGCACCATCCGGATCTGTTTAGCGTCAGGGCTGAAAGAATGCAGCGAATAGTGGCCTGTTGCGAGGTCTGCGAAAGCAGTGCCCCTCTGGCCTGCCGACCAGAGGGCGCATTAATCTATAGCTTTGGTCCGCTTGCCCTAACCGGCAGCTTCAGTGAGCGAGGCAATGGCCGCATCCACGGCATCGCCCAGGCGCGCCACGATCTGGTCGACGTCTTCCCGTCCAAGGATGAAGGGGGGCGCCAGGAGGACATGATCGCCGCGTTGCCCGTCGATCGTGCCGCCCATCGGATAGACCATCAGGCCCCGTGCCATGGCTTCCTTCTTGATCCGGGCATTGAGCTTCAGGCCGGGATCGAAAGGGGACTTCGTCGTCCTGTCTGCGACAAGCTCGACGGCACGGAAGAGGCCGCGGCCGCGAATGTCGCCGACGTGATGGTGATTGCCGAGCCGCTCGACCAGGCATCTTTCGAGATAGTCGCCCATCGATACGACGTTCTCGAGCAGCCCGTCGCGGCGGATGACGTCCTGCACGGCAAGGCCGGCCGCCGCGGCCATCGGATGGCCCATATAGGTATGGCCGTGCTGGAAGAAGCCCGACCCCTCGGCAAATGCCCGGAAGATTGCGGAGGACAGCAGAACCGCGCCGACCGGCTGATAGCCGCCGCCGAGCCCCTTGGCGATGGTCATGAGATCCGGGATGACGCCGTCCTGTTCGCAGGCATGCAGAGTCCCGGTTCGGCCCATGCCGCACATCACTTCGTCGAGGATCAGCAGCACTCCGTATTTGTCGCAGATCGCCCGAACGCGCTTCAAATAGTCCGCGACGGGCGGCACCGCACCGGCCGTGGCGCCCACCACCGTCTCGGCGACGAAGGCGATCACCTGATCGGAGCCCAGGTCGAGGATCTTGGCCTCGAGTTGGGCCGCGGCACGCGCGGCATAGTCCGTATCGCTCTCGCCGGCTTGCTGCAGCCGGTAGGCGAAGCATGGATCGATGTGGTGGGTTTCGACGAGCAACGGCCGGAATTGAGCGCGCCGCCACTCGTTGCCCCCGGCCGCCAATGCGCCAAGCGTATTGCCGTGATAGCTTTGACGCCGGGCGATGATGTGGCGGCGTTGCGGCTCGCCCTTCTCCACGAAGTATTGCCGAGCCATCTTCAGCGCCGCCTCGACGGCTTCCGATCCGCCGCTCACCAGGTAGACGTGATCGAGCCCGTCAGGTGCATCGGCAACAAGCCGGTCGGCAAGCCGTTCCGCGGCCTCGGTGGTGAAGAAGCCGGTATGGGCATAGGCCATACGGTCGAGCTGCGCATGGAGGGCGGCGAGCACATCCGGATGAGCGTGACCGAGGCAGGAGACGGCGGCCCCCCCGGAGGCGTCGATATAGGCCTTGCCCTCGGCATCGAAGAGCCGGATGCCTTCGCCGCGCACGGCGACCGGCAGTTTCGCATGAATGGCGCGGTGGAGAAGATGGGTCATGGCGCTCTCTTGGAGTTGCGGGATTGGAGATGGGTGTTCAGCGCCGCGAGCTGTCCGTCGAAGCGCTTCAGAGCCGCGAGCGTGGCTTCGCCGCCCCGGCCTGCGATGAGCGCGCCGAGCACTTCGGCGACGGCGAAGGCCGGCGACATGGCGTGCAGGAAGGAAGGACTTTCGGTCGGCACCACGATGATCGTCTCGGCGATCTGCGCAAGCGGCGCCACTTCGCTGTCGGTCACCGCGACGACCGGTACGCCGTTGTCCCGAGCATATTCGGCAAGTTCGATCGTCGCCCGTGTATAGGGAAGAACGCTGGCCACGAGCAGCACGTCTGCACTCGTGGCACGGGCGACGGCATCCGCGCCGGTGCCGCCGATGCCCTCCAGCATCACGGATTTTTCGCCGACCAGCGAGAGGATATAGTGGAACTGCCAGGCGACCGCGTGGCTCGAGCGCAGCCCGAGGCAATAGACCCGCCGGGCATCGGCAATCCGCGTTGCCGCTGCAACGATGCGATCGAGCACCGCCGGTTCTGCGAGCCGCGAAACCTGCGTCCCGATGGTGCGCAACATATCGGCTGCGAGCGCATGGTCACCCCTGAGCTTCTGGCTTCGGGCCTGCTCGCCGGCCTTTCCGGCAAATCCTGCATCACCCTCCCGCAGCGCCTCGGCATAGCGTTCGCGAATGGCATCGTAACCATCGAAGCCGAGCTGCTTGGCAAGGCGGGTCATCGTCGCGGGCTGCACCCCCGCCTGGCGCGCCTGCTCGCGCATGGAGAGAAGAGCGACGTCGCGAGGATGGTCGACGATATAGCGGGCCGCCGTCCGCAATTGCGACGAAAGGCCGTCGAATGCAGTGATGATCGCGTCGCTGAGCGGCCCCTTGTCCATGCTTCATTTAACAACGATCCCGTGACCATTGCAACGAATGTTTCAGTGTGCAATTTTATGATTTCTGAAAATCATAGCTCGATGGTGCCCACATGAACGCTGGCGATGCTTTGCAGGGGATTTCGATCGCGGTCGCGCCGAATGGCGGGCGCCGGACGAAGGCCGACCATCCCGCCTTACCCCTGACCCCGAAAGAACTCGCGCTTACCGCACGCGACTGCCTCGATGCCGGCGCGGCGATGATCCACGTCCACGTGCGCAAGGAGGACGGAAGCCATCTTCTCGATGCCGACGCCTACCGCGCCGCGATCGCAGCGATCCGGGCTGCCGTAGGCGATCGCATGGTGATTCAGATCACCAGCGAGGCGCTGGGCATCTACTCGCCGGCCGAGCAGATCGCAGTCGTCAAGGCGGTCCGGCCCGAGGCCGTGTCTCTGGCGCTCAGAGAACTGGTCCCGGACGAAACGCACGAGGCTGCCTTCGCGGATCTCCTGTCGTGGGCTGCCCGGGAGAAGGTTTCGCCGCAGATCATCCTCTACGATCCGAAGGAGGCGGTGCGATTGGACGGAATGCGGCGACGAGGTCTGCTTTCCCGCGACGACATTCCCGTGCTTTACGTACTCGGCCGGTATACGCCGGGGCAAAGGTCCCTCCCCAGTGATCTGCTGCCCTTTCTGGCGCGGGGCATGCCCGCCTACTCCCATTGGAGCGTCTGCGCCTTCGGACGCCACGAGGCGGCCTGCGTCACAGCCGCAGCGCTCCTCGGCGGCCATGTCCGCGTCGGCTTCGAAAACAATCTCTGGCTTCCGGAAGGAACCGCCGCCGGCTCCAACGCCGACCTCGTCCGCACGGTTGCGGCTGCGCTGCTCCCGCTGTCGGTCCCGTTACTCCAGGGGCCGGCGCTCGCACAGATGCTTACCCGTATCGGTTCTGCGGGTATGCCGAAAGGCTGACGCGCGCCCATTTTCCGTCGCTCGCCTTTTGGAACCGGTGAACGCCGGTTTCGTTCTCCCATGATGACAGCGCCTCGCGCCTTATCCGGCGCGCAAGGGCGCCTGTAACACTTGGAGTGCTGCTTGCTTTCATCCTGATCGCCGGATTTACGGAAGCATGCAGCCGTATTGGAGTGCACCATGTTGACCCATGAAGATCGCAACATGCCCGAAAGGCGCGCCACAGCGGCATTTCCGATAGGTCTCATACTGCTCGCGATATGCGCCATCTTCGCCTATCTGGCGATCGGCGGCGCCATGCTGGAAGGTGAAACCGAAACGGTCGTCTACACACCGCCGATCGCCGACGCGCCGTCACCTCAATGAGAGGGAGACCTTCAATGACGCCCGATCCTATCGGTCCCGGCCCCGGGCCGGGAATAATTCCGCCGAACCCGGTTCCGCCACTCGGCATTCCCGATCCGCCGCCGAACGAGCCCCAGCCCGATAAGGGGCCCGAGGACGACACGCAGAATCCGCCCGACGAAAAGCCGCCTCGGACCGACGTGCTTCCCCGGTGAGGCTTGACATTCAGAAATGGCGATGAGAACATACCGTGAACATTCTGGAGAGTCTCTCATGACCCATGCAGAGGAAGTGATCGAGCGCGCTATGGCCGCCGTCGCCCAGGCAAGAAGCCGGCGGGAGCGCGAACAGGAGTGGCGCAGAAAAACCTTCGGACGGATTCAGGTCGGTATACCGCTCCCGCCCCTCAAGCGCGGCGTGCAGCTTTCGCTGCAGCTTGACCGTCCCGGTACGCAGTGAAGCCTGAAGCCGATCGGCTCATTCCAACAGAGCGACGAGGAAAACCGTGGCACGATTTTCCTCGCGATTGCCTCAGGCGGCAGCCAGTTCCGGCCGTTCCCTGGGGAAGGGCTTGAAGGTCAGTGCGATCAGGAAAGCACCGATGCCGAGACCCCAGGCGCCGATATAGAGCCAGCCGTAGCTGGCAAAAACGTCGTAGATCACCCCCCCGGCAACCGGGCCGATCGCCATGCCGAGACTGCCGGCCATTGCCGTGCCGCCGATGACGGTGCCCATCATGCGCAGCGGGAAATTCTCGCGGGCGATCACGGCGTAAAGCGGCATGACGCCTGCATAGATGAAGCCGAACACTGCAGCCACCGCGTAGAAGGCGCCGAGGTCGCGTACGAAGAAATAGGCGAGCGCACCGAAGGCCTGCAGCAGCAGTCCCGATACCAGAATGCGCTTGGCGCCATAGCGGTCTCCGAGGATGCCGAAGGCGACACGGCCGCCCATTCCCGCCAGACCCTCGAGGCTGTAGATGGAAACAGCGGCCATCATCGGGATCCCGCAGCTCACGGCGTAGCTCACGGTGTGAAAAATCGGCCCCGAATGGGTGGCGCAGCAAAAGAAGTTCGTCAGCAGCAATATGACGAATTGCGGCGACCTCAGCGCCTGTCCAAGGGACATGTCCGGCTGCCCGTCACTTGCAGAGACGGCATTGCGACCTTCGAGGACAGGCGGGCGGCGCAGGAGCAACGCAGCCGGAATCATCGTGACGGCGGCAAGGGCGGCTATGATCTGCAGCGATGTCCGCCAGTCGTAGATCGTAACCAGCCACCCGGCCAACGGCGACATGGTCATGGGCGCCATTCCCATGCCGGCCGATACCAGAGATACGGCAAGGCTGCGATGCGTATCGAACCAGCCTGTCACGCAAGCCATCATCGGCGCGAATATCGCCGCGCAGGCACCTCCGACGATCACCCCGAAGAGGAGTTGGAATGCGATCAGCGTTGGCGCAAGGCTGGAAAGCGCAAGGCTCGCCGCAAGGAGCGCGGAACCGACCAGCACGACCGGGCGCGGGCCCCAGCGGTCCGAAGCGCTCCCCCAGACCATACTTGCCAGGGCCATTGCGATGAAACCCACCGTCATGGCACTCGATATGCCGGTCACGGACCATCCGGTATCCCGCGAGATGGGCACAAGGAAAACCGGCAATGAAAACATGGCACCGATTGCAATGCAGCCGAGCAGGCCGCCGGCAGCAACGATCACCCATCGATAATGCGCATCGATCATTCTCGTGTCTCCGCTCAGGGCAATCCGGCGCGGCATTCATTGTCAGTCCACGCCCGGATTGCCGATCAAATCAAGGGCATTCTCCCGTTCGCGGCTGTGCCGCGCATACGATAGGACGAACGGCGCCTAACGGCGCCGACATGGGGGTGGAAAATTTTCAGGCTGCATTGCGCTGGATGCGGTTGAACCATGTGGCGCTCAGCGGAATTCCCGAAGCCCCCTCTCCCCGCAAGCGGGGCGAAGGGACTCGCGGCAAGGTTCAAGACCGATGAGGATGCGAGGAGCGGCCCGCTTGTTCCTTCTCCGGGGAGAAGGTGCCGGCAGGCGGACGAGGGGCGGAGGCGCCGGATCAGTCCACCGTGTTCGACGTGTCGACGACCTCGAAATCATGCGTGATGGTCGCCGTCTTTGCGAGCATCGCGGATGCGGAGCAATATTTTTCGATGGAGAGGGCCACCGCGCGCTCGACCTTCTTGGCGGCCAGACCACGGCCCTTGACGATGAAATGCATGTGGATGCGGGTGAATACGCGCGGGTCCTGATCCGCCCGATCGGCATCCATCTCGACCACGCAATCTTCGACGGCCTCGCGGCCCTTCTCGAGGATGTGGACGACATCGAAAGCCGAGCAGCCGCCGGTGCCGATAAGCACCATTTCCATGGGGCTCGGCCCCGGTGTCGGGCTATCCGGGCCGGCGGCCGTGCCGAGCACGACCTTGTGGCCGCTTCCGGATTCTCCGACGAAGGTCCTGCCTTCGACCCATTTGATGCGTGCCTTCATCCGATTCTCCTTCCTGTCGCGATGCGTTCATCATCGTTTCAATGACGCAAAACGCTGCCGATTTCCACCCACCCGCCAATCCGCTCAGCGCGCACCCCAGGTGTCGGTCAGCCGGTAGCCCTCGGGCCATGGGTCCGATGGGTCGAGCATGTGCTGATGGGTGCCGGTAATCCAGGCGCGGCCCGAGATTTCCGGCAGCACGGCCGGCCGGCCGCCGACTTCGGTGGTGCCAAGGATGCGGCCGGAGAAGGTGGAGCCGATCAGCGAAACGGCCGTCAGCCGGTCCGAGAGCCCCATCTGGCCTCGGGCATGCAGCACGGCCATGCGTGCCGAGAGCGCCGTGCCGGTTGGAGAGCGGTCGACCTTGCCCGGCTGGATCGCCACCGCAGCACCCGCCCGCAGGCCTTCCGCCGTGCGTTCCACGGGGCCGGCAAAGAGGCAGAAGGAGAAATGCCGCCAGTCGGGGTTTTCCGGATGATGGAAACCGAACTGGGCATTTGCCGCATTGGTGATCCTGACGCCGAGCCGGGCGATGTCGTGCGCCTCGTCCGGCTTCAAGGCGAAGCCCATTGCGGCGGCATCCACGATTACGAAGCTGTCGCCGCCATAGGCGGTGTCGACTGTAAGGGTCCCGAGCCCCTCGACCTCCAGCTTCGCGTCCAGCCGCTCGGCAAAGCTCGGCAGGTTCTCGACGAAGATGCGTTCGGCCTTGCCGTCACGGCACTCCGCGCGCACGCGAACGAGGCCGCCGGGCGCTTCGAGCGTGATCTCCGTCACCGGCTCCTTCATCGGCAGGATGCCGCTGTCGAGCAGCACGGTGGAGACGCAGATCGAGTTGGAGCCGGACATGGGCGGCGTATCTTCCGGCTCCATGATGACGAAGGCGGCATCCGCGTCCGGATGCTTCGGCGGCACCAGGAGATTGACATGGCGGAAGACGCCGCCGCGCGGCTCGTTCAGGACGAAGTTGCGCAGGGTCTGATCGCGGGCGATCCAGCGGCTCTGTTCCCAGATCGTGTCGCCCGGCGGAGGCGCGACACCGCCGACGATCACGTCGCCCACTTCGCCCTCGGCATGGGCGGAAATGACATGAATGGTCTTGGTGCTGCGCATCGCGAACTCCTCGTTTCAAAAGCCAGCGCGGTTACGAACGTCCGCCGCGCTTCAGGGAAGCCAGCCCGGCATCCGGGCCGGGACGCGCCCCGTCAAGGCCGCGGCGACGCAATCGGCAAGGCTGCCGAAGCGCACTGCGCGCCCGGAAAGACCGGGACCGTAATGGGCGTATTTGCCGGAGTTGGTCATGACCGCCCGGGTACGCGTCGGGAACACGGGCTCGGAGATTGAGCACCAACAGAGGTCCGGCAGCACCTGGACGCCGCTCTCCTGAAGCCGCGCGAGAATTCCCTCGCGGCGCGCCTCCGCAAT
The genomic region above belongs to Sinorhizobium meliloti and contains:
- a CDS encoding 3-keto-5-aminohexanoate cleavage protein, whose translation is MNAGDALQGISIAVAPNGGRRTKADHPALPLTPKELALTARDCLDAGAAMIHVHVRKEDGSHLLDADAYRAAIAAIRAAVGDRMVIQITSEALGIYSPAEQIAVVKAVRPEAVSLALRELVPDETHEAAFADLLSWAAREKVSPQIILYDPKEAVRLDGMRRRGLLSRDDIPVLYVLGRYTPGQRSLPSDLLPFLARGMPAYSHWSVCAFGRHEAACVTAAALLGGHVRVGFENNLWLPEGTAAGSNADLVRTVAAALLPLSVPLLQGPALAQMLTRIGSAGMPKG
- a CDS encoding OsmC family protein → MKARIKWVEGRTFVGESGSGHKVVLGTAAGPDSPTPGPSPMEMVLIGTGGCSAFDVVHILEKGREAVEDCVVEMDADRADQDPRVFTRIHMHFIVKGRGLAAKKVERAVALSIEKYCSASAMLAKTATITHDFEVVDTSNTVD
- a CDS encoding trans-3-hydroxy-L-proline dehydratase, giving the protein MRSTKTIHVISAHAEGEVGDVIVGGVAPPPGDTIWEQSRWIARDQTLRNFVLNEPRGGVFRHVNLLVPPKHPDADAAFVIMEPEDTPPMSGSNSICVSTVLLDSGILPMKEPVTEITLEAPGGLVRVRAECRDGKAERIFVENLPSFAERLDAKLEVEGLGTLTVDTAYGGDSFVIVDAAAMGFALKPDEAHDIARLGVRITNAANAQFGFHHPENPDWRHFSFCLFAGPVERTAEGLRAGAAVAIQPGKVDRSPTGTALSARMAVLHARGQMGLSDRLTAVSLIGSTFSGRILGTTEVGGRPAVLPEISGRAWITGTHQHMLDPSDPWPEGYRLTDTWGAR
- the glnH gene encoding glutamine ABC transporter substrate-binding protein GlnH; amino-acid sequence: MRNRLRHFFAGFFAAALSLSGPAAAEDLVVATDTAFVPFEFKQGEKYVGFDIDLWDAIASEIGVTYTLQPMDFNGIIPALQTKQVDAALAGITIKDERKKVIDFSDGYYDSGFMLMVPADSAIAGSSDLKGKTLAVKTGTSATDYAKENFTETELRQFPNIDNAYLELQTGRVDAAMHDTPNVLYYVATAGGGKVKAVGEQMMAHQYGIGFPKGSELVAKVNEALAKLKADGRYAEIYKKWFGVEPKS
- a CDS encoding MFS transporter; the encoded protein is MIDAHYRWVIVAAGGLLGCIAIGAMFSLPVFLVPISRDTGWSVTGISSAMTVGFIAMALASMVWGSASDRWGPRPVVLVGSALLAASLALSSLAPTLIAFQLLFGVIVGGACAAIFAPMMACVTGWFDTHRSLAVSLVSAGMGMAPMTMSPLAGWLVTIYDWRTSLQIIAALAAVTMIPAALLLRRPPVLEGRNAVSASDGQPDMSLGQALRSPQFVILLLTNFFCCATHSGPIFHTVSYAVSCGIPMMAAVSIYSLEGLAGMGGRVAFGILGDRYGAKRILVSGLLLQAFGALAYFFVRDLGAFYAVAAVFGFIYAGVMPLYAVIARENFPLRMMGTVIGGTAMAGSLGMAIGPVAGGVIYDVFASYGWLYIGAWGLGIGAFLIALTFKPFPRERPELAAA
- a CDS encoding aspartate aminotransferase family protein, encoding MTHLLHRAIHAKLPVAVRGEGIRLFDAEGKAYIDASGGAAVSCLGHAHPDVLAALHAQLDRMAYAHTGFFTTEAAERLADRLVADAPDGLDHVYLVSGGSEAVEAALKMARQYFVEKGEPQRRHIIARRQSYHGNTLGALAAGGNEWRRAQFRPLLVETHHIDPCFAYRLQQAGESDTDYAARAAAQLEAKILDLGSDQVIAFVAETVVGATAGAVPPVADYLKRVRAICDKYGVLLILDEVMCGMGRTGTLHACEQDGVIPDLMTIAKGLGGGYQPVGAVLLSSAIFRAFAEGSGFFQHGHTYMGHPMAAAAGLAVQDVIRRDGLLENVVSMGDYLERCLVERLGNHHHVGDIRGRGLFRAVELVADRTTKSPFDPGLKLNARIKKEAMARGLMVYPMGGTIDGQRGDHVLLAPPFILGREDVDQIVARLGDAVDAAIASLTEAAG
- a CDS encoding MurR/RpiR family transcriptional regulator, whose amino-acid sequence is MDKGPLSDAIITAFDGLSSQLRTAARYIVDHPRDVALLSMREQARQAGVQPATMTRLAKQLGFDGYDAIRERYAEALREGDAGFAGKAGEQARSQKLRGDHALAADMLRTIGTQVSRLAEPAVLDRIVAAATRIADARRVYCLGLRSSHAVAWQFHYILSLVGEKSVMLEGIGGTGADAVARATSADVLLVASVLPYTRATIELAEYARDNGVPVVAVTDSEVAPLAQIAETIIVVPTESPSFLHAMSPAFAVAEVLGALIAGRGGEATLAALKRFDGQLAALNTHLQSRNSKRAP